In the Opitutaceae bacterium genome, one interval contains:
- the hisC gene encoding histidinol-phosphate transaminase yields the protein MSRTFDPYSIAHDTIRALSPYTPGFQPKGEGWVKLNTNESPYPPSPRVAAAVEAEIDRLRLYPDPRSSRLRELVAARIGCGADQVIIGNGSDDILNLLVRVFGGPGHLTGYTVPGYSLYPILIAMAGGQAEVVEFDRSMSLPVEAIAGSGSGLFFLTSPNAPTGVSFPVAGIESILRAFPGVLAVDEAYADFAEETAAGLLVDHPNLVIVRTLSKSHGLAGLRVGYAVGSTEVIGLLDRVRDSYNVSRIAQAAAAASLEDEAYLRASVSRIRKTRETCRGIYESFGWFVYPSSTNFLFVEPRDAGGRTGPAVAESLYDHLVSGRILVRRFPSHALTAGFLRFSVGADSEMRVLNNAVESWLRNE from the coding sequence GTGAGCCGGACCTTTGATCCGTATTCAATCGCCCATGACACAATCCGGGCACTCAGTCCCTACACTCCCGGGTTCCAGCCGAAAGGGGAGGGGTGGGTCAAGCTCAACACCAACGAGAGTCCCTACCCGCCAAGCCCCCGGGTGGCGGCCGCGGTCGAAGCCGAGATCGACCGTCTGCGCCTCTATCCGGATCCGCGCAGCAGCCGATTGCGGGAATTGGTGGCTGCGCGGATCGGGTGCGGCGCGGATCAGGTCATCATCGGAAACGGCTCCGACGATATCCTCAACCTCCTCGTTCGGGTCTTTGGCGGGCCCGGACATTTGACCGGCTACACGGTTCCGGGATATTCCCTCTACCCCATCCTCATCGCGATGGCCGGCGGCCAGGCGGAGGTGGTCGAGTTCGACCGCTCCATGAGTCTGCCGGTCGAGGCGATTGCCGGCTCCGGTAGCGGACTTTTTTTCCTGACCTCACCGAACGCCCCCACCGGTGTGTCGTTCCCGGTCGCCGGGATCGAGAGTATCCTGCGGGCCTTTCCCGGTGTTCTCGCCGTGGATGAAGCCTATGCGGATTTCGCGGAGGAGACGGCGGCCGGATTGCTCGTCGATCACCCGAACCTGGTCATCGTCCGAACGCTTTCCAAGTCGCATGGACTGGCCGGCCTCCGGGTGGGCTATGCCGTCGGCTCGACCGAGGTCATCGGCCTCCTGGACCGGGTCCGGGACAGCTACAACGTGAGTCGGATCGCCCAGGCCGCGGCGGCCGCTTCCCTTGAGGACGAGGCGTATCTCCGCGCATCAGTTTCCCGCATTCGAAAGACCCGGGAAACCTGCCGCGGGATCTACGAGTCATTCGGGTGGTTTGTCTACCCGTCCTCGACCAATTTCCTGTTTGTGGAACCGAGGGATGCCGGAGGGCGGACGGGTCCGGCGGTTGCGGAATCGCTTTATGATCACCTGGTTTCGGGCAGGATCCTCGTCCGCCGCTTTCCGAGTCATGCCTTGACCGCGGGTTTTCTGCGATTCAGTGTGGGCG
- the hisD gene encoding histidinol dehydrogenase, which produces MRILEFASPGFTRSFRAFCRNAEPSVSLRQSVAKILEDIRLGGDPAVRICLETHDRVHLKTRDLGIDASEMRAAWSRLSSGDRRAMKDALRNIRIFNREGLPADWVGRNAHGARVGERFHPLDRVGIYIPRGLVSTVLMTCGLARLAGVPEIAVFTPSDPEGNVGEGLLGALHLCGITEAYRIGGVAAIGAMAFGTRTIRPVAKVFGPGNAYVVEAKRQVFGTIGVDLLPGPSEVMVIADASSAPSVIAADLLAQAEHGSGQERVFLVSPSMALIRRVHDRIRERMVCLPRKDAIFKVVTNGFLSIRTRDLADAAGLANEVAPEHLELALPSNEAKRMLKRITTAGAVMIGHWSATALGDFVAGPSHELPTGGAGRYASGLQVRDFMRRSSLIEYDEASLKEAAASAAAFSRMEGLDGHGRSVESRFES; this is translated from the coding sequence ATGCGCATCCTCGAATTTGCGTCTCCGGGTTTCACCCGCAGTTTCAGGGCTTTCTGCCGGAACGCGGAGCCTTCCGTGTCGCTGCGTCAGTCGGTCGCGAAGATTCTCGAAGATATCCGCCTTGGAGGTGATCCGGCCGTTCGGATCTGCCTCGAAACCCATGACAGGGTTCATCTCAAGACTCGTGATCTGGGAATCGACGCTTCCGAGATGCGGGCGGCGTGGAGCCGGCTGTCCTCGGGCGACCGCCGTGCGATGAAAGACGCCCTGCGCAATATCCGGATTTTCAATCGCGAGGGTCTGCCGGCCGACTGGGTGGGGAGAAATGCGCACGGAGCCCGGGTTGGCGAGCGCTTTCATCCTCTCGATCGAGTCGGCATCTACATTCCTCGCGGGTTGGTATCCACGGTCCTGATGACCTGTGGGCTGGCCCGCCTGGCCGGTGTCCCGGAAATTGCCGTGTTCACCCCGTCCGATCCCGAGGGAAACGTTGGTGAGGGCCTCCTCGGAGCTCTCCATCTGTGCGGAATCACCGAGGCCTACCGGATCGGTGGCGTTGCGGCGATCGGTGCGATGGCCTTCGGCACCCGCACGATTCGACCGGTGGCCAAGGTCTTCGGTCCGGGCAACGCCTATGTCGTTGAGGCCAAACGCCAGGTGTTCGGGACAATCGGGGTCGATCTTCTTCCGGGACCGAGCGAAGTCATGGTCATCGCCGACGCCTCATCGGCCCCTTCCGTCATCGCGGCCGACCTCCTCGCCCAGGCCGAACACGGCAGTGGTCAGGAGCGGGTCTTTCTGGTCTCTCCCTCGATGGCACTGATCCGCCGCGTTCATGACCGCATTCGGGAACGCATGGTTTGCCTCCCCAGGAAGGACGCCATCTTCAAGGTGGTGACGAACGGATTCCTCAGTATTCGGACCCGGGATCTGGCCGACGCCGCCGGGCTGGCCAACGAGGTCGCGCCCGAACATCTGGAGTTGGCCCTGCCGTCGAATGAGGCGAAGCGCATGCTCAAGCGGATCACCACGGCCGGTGCGGTCATGATCGGCCATTGGTCGGCGACCGCGTTGGGCGACTTTGTCGCCGGCCCAAGCCACGAACTGCCGACCGGAGGCGCGGGACGGTATGCCTCGGGTCTCCAGGTTCGTGATTTCATGCGTCGTTCCAGCCTGATTGAATACGATGAGGCCTCCCTCAAGGAGGCGGCCGCATCGGCGGCAGCCTTCAGCCGGATGGAGGGACTCGACGGACACGGCCGGTCGGTTGAATCGAGGTTTGAATCGTGA
- the guaA gene encoding glutamine-hydrolyzing GMP synthase, with protein MHQTIGVLDFGSQYTQVIARRIRECSVFSKIYHYSTTAAQLKADGVCGIILSGGPSSVLSKNAPIPDPEIYRAKIPVLGICYGLQLIAQQLGGRVTPSKKREYGHAELKIMKGDVLFRGMPETIRAWNSHGDQVMRMPRGFRSIGSTSNSPFAAIEHPTRKIYGIQFHPEVNHTEQGLHIIDNFLKRVCGCTGDWSMADFIDQSVASIRETVGDGHVILGLSGGVDSSVAAALIHRAIGRNLKCVFVDNGLLRKDERAYVVDLFQRNFRIDLRVEKAGPLFLGKLRGITNPETKRKIIGRTFVQVFNQSLKSVGPAEFLAQGTLYPDVIESVAIADNPAALIKSHHNVGGLPKRMKLRLLEPLRELFKDEVRAVGSALGLPKEVVWRQPFPGPGLGVRVVGEVTARRLRILRGADAILQEEMINSGYYYKVWQSFCVLVPVRTVGVMGDERTYEYVIAIRAVESVDAMTADWVRLPYDLLRTVSSRIINEVKGANRVCLDISSKPPSTIEWE; from the coding sequence ATGCATCAGACGATCGGCGTCCTTGATTTCGGCTCCCAGTACACCCAGGTGATCGCACGACGCATTCGCGAGTGCTCGGTTTTTTCCAAGATCTACCACTATTCCACGACGGCCGCGCAGCTGAAGGCGGACGGCGTTTGCGGGATCATCCTGTCGGGCGGCCCTTCCAGCGTGCTCTCGAAGAATGCACCGATCCCGGATCCGGAGATCTATCGGGCAAAAATCCCTGTCCTGGGCATCTGTTACGGCCTGCAGTTGATCGCCCAGCAACTGGGCGGCCGGGTCACCCCGTCGAAAAAGCGTGAATACGGCCACGCCGAACTCAAGATCATGAAAGGGGACGTGCTTTTCCGCGGCATGCCGGAGACCATCCGGGCCTGGAATTCGCACGGCGACCAGGTCATGCGCATGCCCCGGGGGTTCCGCTCCATCGGTTCGACCAGCAACTCGCCCTTTGCGGCGATCGAGCATCCGACCCGCAAGATCTACGGAATTCAGTTTCACCCCGAGGTCAACCACACCGAACAGGGGCTTCACATCATCGACAATTTCCTCAAGCGGGTTTGTGGTTGCACCGGGGATTGGTCGATGGCGGACTTCATCGATCAGTCGGTCGCTTCGATCCGGGAAACGGTCGGCGACGGCCACGTCATCCTCGGCCTGAGCGGCGGAGTCGATTCATCGGTCGCGGCGGCCCTGATCCATCGTGCGATCGGCCGGAATCTCAAATGCGTCTTCGTCGACAACGGGCTCCTGCGCAAGGATGAGCGCGCCTATGTGGTCGATCTCTTTCAGCGGAACTTCCGCATCGACTTGAGGGTCGAAAAGGCCGGACCTCTCTTTCTCGGCAAACTCCGTGGCATCACCAATCCTGAAACCAAGCGCAAGATCATCGGGCGGACTTTCGTGCAGGTCTTCAACCAGTCCCTCAAATCGGTTGGACCGGCGGAATTCCTCGCCCAGGGAACGCTCTATCCCGATGTCATCGAGAGCGTGGCCATCGCGGACAACCCGGCTGCGCTGATCAAGAGCCACCACAATGTCGGGGGGCTGCCCAAACGCATGAAACTCAGACTGCTCGAGCCTTTGCGCGAACTGTTCAAGGACGAGGTCCGGGCGGTGGGCAGTGCCCTGGGTCTGCCCAAGGAGGTTGTCTGGCGGCAGCCCTTCCCGGGACCCGGTCTGGGTGTCCGGGTGGTGGGGGAGGTCACCGCCCGCCGCCTGCGCATTCTCCGGGGTGCCGACGCCATCCTTCAGGAAGAGATGATCAACTCGGGTTATTACTACAAGGTCTGGCAGTCGTTCTGCGTGCTGGTTCCGGTGCGCACCGTCGGCGTGATGGGCGATGAGCGGACCTACGAATATGTCATCGCGATTCGGGCGGTTGAGAGCGTGGACGCCATGACCGCAGACTGGGTCCGTCTGCCCTACGACCTCCTCCGCACCGTCTCCAGCCGCATCATCAACGAGGTCAAGGGCGCCAACCGCGTCTGCCTCGACATCAGTTCAAAACCGCCCAGCACCATCGAGTGGGAGTGA
- a CDS encoding hydrogenase nickel incorporation protein HypA: protein MPITVNLSIGALIYTVSAIVLVFSLWIYYDVRDRKLIDAKRRRVVFHCIRCDKLYSASEGTEVCPCPRCGFENGRLRF from the coding sequence GTGCCCATAACCGTCAATCTCAGCATTGGTGCCCTGATCTACACGGTTTCGGCCATCGTCCTCGTTTTCAGCCTGTGGATCTACTACGATGTGCGGGACCGCAAACTGATCGATGCCAAGCGGCGTCGGGTGGTCTTTCACTGCATTCGCTGCGACAAGCTCTACAGCGCCTCCGAGGGCACGGAAGTCTGTCCCTGTCCCCGTTGCGGATTTGAGAATGGGCGACTCAGGTTCTGA